Part of the Xiphophorus couchianus chromosome 2, X_couchianus-1.0, whole genome shotgun sequence genome, TGAAATCTAGCAGATGTCTAACTTTCCAGTATAAAggtaaagaaatatataaataactgaattaaaccgtcagttaaagctgcagtacgaaacttttataaaacaggttttttacatatttgtttaaactgttaggacacagataatctgtgaaaacttcaatctcctccacttcctccactattgccatctgaaaaaatgcaccaaaagcAACCAATGAGAGCCAtaaggaggaggggcttagtgctgtcaatcatccttgtgaactcactgctaaatgtgctaatggtggagaaatgaCTTAATATACAGGAAAACTTTGTACCTGCCatcattggtggctatgctaattAGTCTTAGCATTCACTGTATTATAGAGAGTGGGGGATAATTGACAGctctaagccccgcctcctggccctgattggttgtttctaattagcactaggagaaagcagaggagacCGATCTTTTCCCAGATTCTCTGTCTGGAACCAAACAGTCATGACTTGGTGACAGCTTAAACAAACTatgaaaaaagatatttttaataaaagctacATGCTGTGAGAGTCGCAGCAGGTTCCCGTGTTTAAGGCGGTTCTGGTTACTTCCTGGCTGCTTTCCTCAGGCCCAGATGGCGGTGTCCTCTCGCTCCACCGTGTTATCTCTCTACATCCGGGTGTTTCGGATCGCCCGGGCCTGGCAGGCCCAGACCGGCGCCGCGAGCGACTCGGAGGCGGAGAGGCGGTACATCGAGCAAGAGGCCCGGTCTCTGTTCAGGCAGAACCAGCCGGTGGGAACAGCAGCTGCTGGTTTTacgttatatttttatttcattatgactttttctttaattcagttagttttaattagttttcagAATATGTTTGGTAGTTTTCATTAGTTATTATTTGTTAagtattgtttagttttagcaccattttccaaaaatgtgttcAATTATTGTTCAACAGCCGACTGACTCTGGTGTTTTCTCCAAACTTTTTGTTGTCGCCTTTTTCTGGACTAAAAGAAAAGCAGTTAGTCGCCTGATGATGTCAACTGCTTGTGTGTTGCACATCACtttgaaaggctaataaataaatcataaacacaaaaactaagGATGTTATTTCTATAATTACAAtatgtttcagttatttttataaatatgtgaTATAGTTCCAGTTATAGTTTTTCCACATTagttacagtttttatttatttcatttaacaaaaatgttttctcaatgtcacttttcattatttcattagttttagttaactatgATTACTTTGCTTCGAGCTGGATGATctggctgaaaaacaaatcatgaaataaacatttgatatTCAGCCGATgtcgataattattgattagttttttgttttaaataattcgaatactgccaaactggctTCGTGTCATTTCCTGTTTAATCCAGTTTTCTCtacatgttgtttattttttagcagttatgaggcaaagTGGGGAAACCAgaaggttgttgctaggcaaccaaagagtgagagagtcAGTTGAATCCACCAACATGGAATATTATGGAAGATTCTCTCAGATGTATTCagtattgatattgatcactgCCTGTCCTTACATATAATATTAtggatttattgtttctttctaaCTTTTCTTGCGGTTTTCAGCTCACAGATCCAGAATCCATAAGGAGATGCATAGAGGAATGTGAAGCCAGGATAGAAATAGGTGAGGATGGATTCAGTCACGACTTCTGCTCATTTCAAACAGGGTAGAACAAACAAAGTAAAAGAGTTTTTACGACAtttttaacatctaaaataaacaaaacaacagaaacgacaaataaaatgaattatgaagtctcaggaaacaaaatgatttttttatcatCCAGCTTCAAGCAATTAATTGcttaattgcttattgcaacaggcctgaTTTCACAATGAAACGTTAAAATCAGCCTCTTTCTGTTCAGGTCTGCATTACAGGAATCCGTACCCCAGAGCGGTGAGtaagcgccccctactggccgGGTTGTGAATGCATCAGGAATGCGTCCTGACGGCCCGGTTCTGCCCGCAGACCTACCTGCCTCCTCTGGGTCTGGCCACGCAGCGGGGCAGGCGGCTGCGCGCTCAGCAGCGCCTCCGGAAGCAGGCCAAACCCGTCTACCTGCAGTCCCACGACGACACCTGAAGGCGCCGTCCCCGGTTACCATGGTTACCTCAGAGAGGAAGCCGGAGTCCGCATCAGGGGCCGAACGTCTGCAAGCGGGTACTGATCCCAGATCAGACATTGTTCAggagaaaaaactttttatttttcattcaaagtgTTGGGAAAGTCCAaaaactgtttcatgttttattcatcatcatgtttaatttaatcaataaagTGTCTGAATGTTCAATCTGCTGCTTCAGCCGATAATTAAAGTTTAACAGTTTCAGCATCTTAGAACCCAGAACTCTTCAACTTGAGGTTCGCATGAGATTTCTGAATAATCTGTGAttaatttctgattaatttgaGCTGAACGGGTTAGGATTGGTttatggcctatacaaaacatctTAATTACACTTTTCATagaaaatcattcttagataacattttctttcagaatctGTCATCGCTCtgccactttaaatccaaataagctgctgctggccacgcccccccaactcaatgtttacgctgtgaaaatggctgcaaacagatgcacaattatgcaACTGTACGTCTTTGACAAGCAGAAGTGGAGACTCCTGCACAGCCAACCAGAATGCACCAactggtttctggatggtgagtcaacaacaaaactcttgtcttttccagcagtacATTGTACAGCGAATACAGCgggaaaaccagctgaccaaatatgctggaactctgctggggttgctaggtaacaggcagaactctgctggggttgctaggtaacaggcagaactctgctggggttgctaggtaacaggcagaactctgctggggttgctaggtaacaggcagaactctgctggggttgctaggtaacaggcagaactctactggggttgctaggtaacggggagtgcctgctgatttgtgacgttacagatgttttttttcaagctGCTCATGGTCTCTAATTTAAAGTAATGTCTTTGAATTCACATGAACATAAATCACTCATgataaaatttattaaattgttaGAAATTCACACATCAAtgagaaaaatctgttaaaagttgcattttatgcaaaataGCAGTTTGTTGATATTAATGTTATCATTcatgacttttgttttcaaacttctCCTTAAAGTAAAAACTCGCTGCCTCTCTCCATCGCAGCTGAAAAACTTTGAGAAAGACCAACAGTCAGGAAAATGACACGGTTCCtcaacacaaacaggaagtgatgcgtcTGACTCGTTTCCACGCAGCTGACAGATGTTTTAACTGCTTCCCATCCTGATCCGATAAACCAGAAGCTGCTGAAACAAAAGACCTCAAACCTTCAGCATCAAACAGgaggaaaagcagcagctgcttttaCCAACTCAAGTGATGTAAAGGTGAAAcatctgctgcttcttcatCACTAAATGTTCACAGACTGAACGGAAAAGAAAGATCTGATAAAATATTGGTCTGGATTGGTCTGCAGCCTGAGCCTCTTTAAACCTAAAG contains:
- the lyrm1 gene encoding LYR motif containing protein 1 — encoded protein: MAVSSRSTVLSLYIRVFRIARAWQAQTGAASDSEAERRYIEQEARSLFRQNQPLTDPESIRRCIEECEARIEIGLHYRNPYPRATYLPPLGLATQRGRRLRAQQRLRKQAKPVYLQSHDDT